One region of Eupeodes corollae chromosome 1, idEupCoro1.1, whole genome shotgun sequence genomic DNA includes:
- the LOC129942886 gene encoding thioredoxin-2, translated as MVYQVKSKSDFDGQLQAAGSKLVVVDFFATWCGPCKMIAPRLEELSTQYADKVVVLKVDVDECEDIAVDYNISSMPTFVFIKNSAKIDEFSGANGDNLAKRFAQHA; from the exons tcCGATTTCGATGGCCAACTCCAAGCTGCAGGAAGCAAATTGGTTGTGGTTGACTTCTTTGCCACCTGGTGTGGTCCATGCAAGATGATCGCCCCAAGACTTGAAGAATTGTCAACCCAATACGCTGACAAAGTTGTAGTTCTTAAG GTTGATGTGGATGAATGCGAAGATATCGCCGTAGATTACAACATTTCTAGCATGCCCACATTTGTGTTCATCAAGAATTCagctaaaattgatgaattcTCTGGTGCTAACGGCGACAACTTAGCCAAACGTTTTGCACAACACgcataa